cagatgggtttccagctgaattctataagaaatgttggcatatcattaaagatgatcttatgcctatgtttcatgattttTTCGATGGCCATTTGGAGTTGTTTCACCTAAACTTTGGTACGATAACATTATTACCGAAGAAGAATGAGGCGGTCCGGATAGAACAATTTCGACCCATTTGCCTGCTGAATGTGAGTTTTAAAATCTTCACAAAGGTTGGAACCAACAGATTGACACAAATTGCTCACTCGGTGGTTCAACCTAGTCAGATAGCATTCATGCCGGGACGACACATACTCGAAGGAGTAGTTGTCTTACATGAAACACTTCATGAGATTCACTCGAAGAAACTAGATGGGGTTATCTtaaaagtggatttcgagaaggcttATGATAAAGTAATATGGCCTTTTCTTTAGTAGGCAATGCGCATGAAGGGTTTTAGTGAAACCTGGAGGCACCAGGTGGATACTCAAGTCCAGAAGGGTAGTGTCGGAATTAAGGTGAACGATGACATTGGTCACTATTTCCAGACGCATAAGGGGttgagacaaggggattccatgtcACCCCTTCTGTTCAATATTGTTGCAGATATGTTGGTCGTCATTATTGGCAGGGCCAAGCAACATGGCCATGTAGAGGGTCTAGTTCCTCATCTGGTTGATGGAGGGGTGTCCATTCTACGATATGTTGATGACACTATTcttttcatggaacatgacatggcTAAGGCACGTAACATGAAACTTATCTTATGTCTATTCAAACAATTGTCTGGCTTAAAGATCAATTTCCATAAGAGCGAGGTGTTCTgttttgggaaggccaaagacgaggaacatacttacagacaattgtttggatgcgaattAGGTGCTTTACCATTCAGTTACTTGGGTATTCCGATTCATCATCGTATATTATCcaataaagaatggaaatgtattgaagaacgaattgaaaaaaactcagctgctggaagggcaagctgatgTCATATGGAGGTCGATTAGTTCTGATCAACTCAGTACTAACTAGCATGCCAATGTTTTTACTTTCGTTCTTCGAAATTCCGAAAGGGGTCCGAAAGCGACTTGATTTCTTTAAATCTCGATTCTTTTGGCAGtctgatgaggccaagaggaaataccgtctcgcgtgatgggatatcctttgtcgacctaaagaccaagggggtctcggtattgagaacttgcaaattaagaataaatgccttGTGAGAAAATGGTTGTACAGGTTAGGGACAGAGCCGGAGGGCATGTGGTCTCAAATCCTGCGCAATAAGTATTTGCACTCGAAACCGCTAGCCCAGGCTACCATCAGACCAACTGATTCACCGTTCTGGAAGGGACTTATGAGAACGAAGGATctgttctttcgtagggtcaaattcttggttggcaacGGGATGTCAacgagattttgggaggatacatggttagGAGAGACACCTTTGGCCTTACAATATCCTACCCTTTAcaatattgtgcaacgtaaggaagATTACGTAGGTATAGTCCTTCAAACTATTCCCTTGAATATCCAGTTCAGACGTACGTTAGTGGGTGAGAGATGGACAACCTGGATGCACTTGGTTCGGAGATTGATTGAAGTTCGACTCTCCGGCGTGCCGGACTCTATACAATGGAAGTTAACTAAAAATGGGATATTTACGCTGAAATCCTTGTATACGGATTTGATTAATTCTGGCCCCCTCTCAAGGTCACTTCATATATGGAAGGTTAAGGTTCCTTTGCGGATTAAaatttttatgtggtttgtccacaagcaagtaatACTCATAAAGGACAACTTACTTAAGAGGCGATGGGTAGGCAACtcgcggtgttgtttttgtgctcaggatgagacaatacaacatttattcattgaatgcccacttgccaagttattttggagaacgattcatatagcttttaaTATTAATCCCCTAGTAGATATTGCGTctttgtttgggacgtggttagctggggGTTGAACAGATCACGGCAGCTCGTATTTGGATTGGAATATTTGTGTTactatgggctatatggaactgcagaaatgatatgatttttaacagacaacacaacttaacttttttgcaggttatattcagagctacagcttggatccgtacgtggtccttactcactcctatggattTCAGGGAGCCTTTGATTCCTGGGTGCAACCAATGAGAGATGGTGGCtcgggctatattcaaccggttcggatggcgttCGCATAACATGATAGAGGGCTACAGAGCTTGTCCTTATTATCACCGTATCGGTTGTTTTTAGGCCCTTTGTATTTTTCAGATTTATGTGCTATGACTTTGCTTCATTTGCGAGCTGTAAGACCTTTATGAtgatattttctggatttttaatAAAAAGgccgcatgcatcatcatgatgcagaggccagggtatACCTCCATTTCTAAGAAAACAATCATGAAATGATACGCCAGGAAAAAATGATTTGCACTCTACTCTTTAAATACAATCGAAGGCCGGTCTATCttcttgcccaggccttgtggtatTATGTTACAAACAACATGGTGGCAGGTACAGTGCGTGTAGGCAATTCCTCTGTTGGGGCAATGATGAGAAAAACAAAGATGTTGATATTGTAAGAGACACACGATGAACATGGTGTATTAATTAGCAGTTCCACAATATAAAAGTTCAGAACCGGTCAGTTATTTTACCAAATAACTTGTTATTTCTGTTTCTAACGTTTCATGAAATTTCACAATAGATATGGTCATGATAGCTAGTTTTGAGAAATGGAATGACCGCATAAAGGGAAAATTCGAAAAACAGTGTGCTGCTAGTCAATAGAACAGAACAATGCTACTTATCTAGCATAGCTTCATTACAGAGAGTGGCCCATTATGACATCGAAGACATACATTTTGTGAAACTTACCTTTTTACACAAGATCTCTGAGAACATAGGAAAACGTTTATTCTAAGCCGGCTGGAATTTGGCTGGCTTAAACCGTGTCGATAGCCGTTTGATGGGCTTCGATCGTGCGACGCTCGTCTTTCCCAGTCACACGCTCCAGCCGTGGACGTCGGTGGCATCAACACACCAACGTGTCCCCTTGGATCCCACCAACCGCTCTTTTATCTTATCTCCGACGCGACCCCGTGAGCCACCCATTCCTTTCTTCCCCAAATCACTGCTTCCTTTCCTTCCATCGCTCCCTCAATTCTCAAGTCTATCCGCCATGAGCGCTGCTACCCAACTATGCTGCTCCAATCGATGGTTGCCGGTGCACAATGCTGCAGATCGACGTCGCTGCAACAGCTACCAGCTGCATCCGCCGTCGCTGCAAGGGACGTCTCTTGCAGCGGGTCATCCTCGTCGGCAACGCCTGCTGCAAGCACCCATCGTGCTGCGTAGCGGCGGTGTGTAAGCAGCGGGGCGTCCATCGTGTTGCGAGCAGTGTGGTGTCCTCGCCGGCGACGCCTGCTTCAGAGCAACATGGGAAGGGAAGTACGCGCTTGCAGAAGGTGCGGTGCTGCAAGCGCTGATGTACGGCGGCGACTCTCGGCGCCGGCGTCACCGCTTCATCTCGACACCGGCGTCGCAATGGAGCTTCGTCGGAGTTGCAATGAGCTTCGCCGGAGCCGTCGGTGCTGCATTGGAGCTCCGTCAAGGTTGCAATGGAGATTCGCCGGAGTTGCAATGAAGCTTCGTCGGAGTCGTCGATGCTGCGTTGGAGCTCCGTCGAGGTTGCAATGGAGCTTCGCCGGAGTCGTCGGTGCTGGGTTGGAGCTCGGCCGGGGCTGCAATGGAGCTTCAGCGGACGTTGTCGGTGCTGCCATGAGGCTACAATGAAGTTTTTGCCGGATGCCATCAGCGTTGTGATGAACTTGCGCTCGCTAGGTGCTGCCGTGGCGTTGCTACGATCGAATGGCCAACGGATCGGACGGCAGGTTAGGCGGATGAAATCATCCGGTTTATTTGTAGCAGCCGCCGAGAACATAAGAAATAGGCAGACTAATCCCAGATTGCTACTATCTCAACTGAACTAACTACACACTCTCAAGTTAATCTACGGTCAGCATACTAAATTCTACGAGTCTTAGCTGCTTTCTCCAATATATCAGCAATGACAGAAGGACATGTCCTTTTCAGGGACTCGTACCCTTTACTTGCCATCATACCAACCATTCTATTTGAAGAGTTGATGAATCCAATGCATGCATCTTTGAGCTTGCTGCAATGATGCTGATCGGCTAAAGCTAAGGTGGTCGCAACAGTCCCGGTATGAAGAACCTCACAAAGTTTGATCTCGCACATGTACTTCATCCTTTCCATGGCGTACCTATCTGCGGCCACCAGCAAATGCCTAACCATTTCTTCATACTCATCGTCATCCAGGTAATCCAATGGAGGCAACGAATCAGTGTAGATGAAGTGAAGCAGTCCTCTGAAAACAGCGGGCTGCATGTCTTCGACGGTTATGCTGCGGCTACTCTCATCCCTCATCGGGCCGTAGAACTTCACCCTGAAGACCGGCGACCGCATTGCGAGGATGATCTTATGGGCTGGGAAAACCTCCTCCTTGACCTTGAAAGACACATCAGATCCCTCCGTAGCCTCCAGCAAGCTGCTAAGGTTATCAACCAATTCGGACGGCGGCGCCTGGGCCTCAAAGTTAACCTTGACATCAGCCTCTTGGGCGTCCTTCAACTCGATGACGGCAAGATTGCACTCGAGGATAAGGGTGTCCTCCAGAACGTACGGCCGCAGCTCCGTCCTCCTCATGAAATGGGTGTAGCCCCAGCAGCGCTCATAGTCATCAGCGGAGTTAAACACCAGCGGCTGGTACTGGCTGGGGATCGGCCACGTGAAAGGTGGCGGCGGCCAGACCTGGTCGACCACCCTCAGATGGTAGAGCGCCCTCGCCTCTGCGTTCTCGGTCCTGAGCTCGAGGAAGACTGAAACGTAGTCCTTGCTGTCCTCGGTGAGGCCGTCGGGGTAGAAGTAGACGCACCAGTCGTGGCCGCCGACGCGGAAGGTGGTGGACCGGATGGACTTGCCGACGCCGAGGCCCCTGCACAGGCTGTAGCCGTCGATCTTGAACAGGTGCGTGCCCTGCGCGGTCTCcggggcgcaggccgacgccgacaTCGTCCGTGGTGGGATCCGGGATGCCGACATCGTTCGACTGGCGCAGCGGGGAAGGAGAACGGGGACGAGGCGATTcgggaggaggggaacggcggcgcggcgaggcgattCGTgagttgttttgttttgtttgaacTGTTACGATTTGACGATTCGTGTGGGGCTTCTGCTTTGTACTTGGAGGGCTCTTGTACTTATTATTGTGCGTGGCTGTTTTCGATTCGGGCACAACAGTCCGTCTTTGTTCCACGCCTTTTCCGGTCAGATTTGAACATCTACAGTAGCTGTTTTCAGTTTCCTCTCCGTTCTGCAATTCCTAATGTTCATCCGTAACTGGGAAACAACGGCGAGTACACGGAGTGGCATCATAAACAAAAAAAGCAGCATTCTCAAAAAAGAGAGAGCGCAATACTCAGCATCGGCCGATCGATGGGGTGCCCAGATCGGTCACCTTCTCCATTGTTGATCCTGCACCATGTGACCGTCTGATTTGTCAGATTCCTTTGTTCCTTCCCCCATACAaacggaaaagagagagagagagagagagagagagagagaaaaggagccGTGCCCTAGCTCATAGGCTCGCGGGCCTCGCCCCTCCCCTCTCCAGGACCATCAGTGCGCCGCACTCCGCCTTGTCGTCGACGGCTCCTTGTTTGTTAGACATGTTTTTACTTCTACTCTACTGTTTTTTAGGTTTCCCCCTAGTTTTATTATTTCGGATGTAATAGACGTTCCTTGTTTGTGATGAAATAAAGTGTTGCTTTTCCCTTAAAAAAAGAAATTGCCTTCATAGCACCAAAAGTTGCTCTTGAGAAAAAAGTCAAAACATACCCatgtgggatctagtttcgaagaactCGCCACAAATAATCTAATGATAAAAACAAAGCTGAATTCCAACAGTCAAATTAAAAGTTACATGGGCTAATGATGAAAACGGATCTGAGTTCAACGGTCAAATTAAAAGTTACATGGGCTAGTGTACCAGAGACAGGGATCATACCCATGCAGGTGCGACGCAGCTTCAGTGCcgtaaaggcacctgcctttgggtccctgacatgtgggctagccacttgttgggcccacatgtctacGCACAAAGCCAGGTgccttagggcctgtttggtttcaataagtcacccgacttataagtcaggtgacttaaaaccagtgacttataagtcacgcccgtttggttgtcacctgacttataagtcacctgacacaCCTACCCACACCAATCAACATCATGCAGATGGTAGGACCCACgtaaaagggggtgacttataagttttaagttggggtggagcaacttatgacttataagttggggtgacttataagtcgggtctgtttggcaaaataagtcacttttttcacttttcgacttataagttggtgacttatttggaaccaaacagggccttaaggcaccgaagcgcaGTCCATGCCGGTGCCCTCGTTCCTTTTATGAAagggtgtggctaggtctcagtcgactgagatttaaccaagtctcggtcaagtgacataacatgcaagagagataaagaaaaattgaaaaaaaatagcATGGATCTCAATGTAAATCTTATGAATATAGCATCAACTAAGAATTAACAAAGTCTTAGTCGATTGAGACTTAGCAAAACTGTTTATGAAAAGCCTGCTCCATCACGCGCAGGCACTGGTGGCTAGAGGGTCCTTTGCAAGGACCCAAAAAGTGAAACCGAAGGAAGTACGTAACTTGTTATCCTACTAAACGTGCCAATTTGTGAACGGTACATACATATGTTAGATGTGTTGGTAACTTGAATTATACCGAGTAAATCGCAACCATCAGGATGGAACTCGGTAATGCTGAACATGTCGAATAATGCAGCAAATCCATTTCAGTTCATAAACTTTGTTTTGAAGAGCAACATCATGATGCACCAAATGGATTTGAAAACCCAGGGTACTATTTCCACTATACCTTTCAGTATTGAACAACAAAATCAATGTAATTGGGGGCAAAAGCATGAAATGATACAAGATACACCGGGGAAAGAAAATGATTTACACTCTACTGGGAGACCTATACTTCTGTAAATATAATTGAAGGCCGGTCCATCttcttgcccaggccttgtggtatGTTACAAACAACATGGTGGCGGGTACAATGCGCGCTAGGCAATGCCTCTGTTGGGACAATGTATCAGCCTCTACAATTGTTGTATACAAGCATCCTCGAGATGTGGCGTTCACTCTAATTAGTTTTTGCTCGTTTCCATACAATAACTGTACCGTCTGAATCGGATGAGGCGAGCAAATTTTCCCCGTGATTCCAGGCTACTCCCATTACTGGAGAGCCGTGTCCCTTCAGGGATGTAAATGGCTTCATCAATACCTCAACTTGTAACCAAATTTTAAGATGCAAAAAGTATAGGGACACTAAGCATACCTGCAGTTTATTTACACATGAATTCTTTGGCCGAGCCAAATCATAGAAGTAAACATTCGAATCTCCACTGCCAGTAACTTCATAGTCAGAAGAAAATACAAGTCAGCtacatttatttatttaattttcaAAAGTTCAGGAATGCATTTGTCTTATAGGCGGTAGACAAAAGGGTTGCGACTGGTGAATGAAAGATGGTGTATTTATTCTTGGAAAAGCAAGCACACTCAGTTGCCAAAGATATCCATCACAGGTTATTAATTTGTTTCAAAAGTTCAACTCAACAGTCTAAAAAAGTAGTGTAACAAAGTTTGATCAGGAAAACTTGGCATTAAGTGGCAATTGTGATCGCCTTGATACTTCACTGGACTAAACTATGACTCGGCATTCATAGCGATTAATGAAATAGTTAAGCAAAAGTTGAGGGCAGGCAATACAAAAGTGCAGTAGCAATTCGGTGCAAACCGCTTAAGTTTCAGCTAACCAGAGCCAACAACTATGGTTTCTCGGAAAAAAGCAACTACAAACAGTTCCAACTCACCTATGAATTCCCCTTTCTCAAGGGAAAGAAGTGGACAGAAAGAAGCACGGATATTCTGCACTGGTGAAGCCAATTTTAGAGAGCATATGAGAGTCAAGTATCCATGGGAATTTGTTGCAATGCTGAAATGCCAATAACAGAATACTGGTGAGATAAAAGTGGAAGCCACAACAGGATGGACTGTAATAAAGTACACACCTGAAGAAATACAGGTTTCCATCTTGAGCACAAGAGAGAAGTACTGGACAACGTGCTACGAGAGAGAAGGTACGGTACTGGATGGTTGTAATGGAAGATTTGCTCTTACAACTCTTGTTCTTATGAGTTCTAGATAAAGACCCTGTGTGAGAGTTCACACTAATAGTGTATATGTAACCCTGCACATTTCAAGCACCAATTCAAAACTATGAAATTTAAATTCCACATTAATATTTAGCAAATCAAATTATTTGATACCTGCGCATCACCAGCAAAAATAAGCTGACCAGTGTGGTCGATATCCAACGCTGTAACCGCATTGTCACAGGTGAGTTTGCTGATTACTCTCCCAGTACTAAAATTAATTGCCTAGATTGGAAAGAAAATTGGATCACACGGCCGTTAAAGCAATTGATGGAAATGTTTCTGATTACAaaggttgatgtgatttaaaattaTTTAACGGACAACAGGTACATCATTTTCACTGATAAATACCAGAACAGACAaacatcatttttcttattattgcaCAACAGAAAATTGATCAGAGGACCAGCCAACAAGCAACATATGCAAAAGCATACTATTGTATATAGATTGTAAGAGCGACAGGGCAGGAAGTTTACATTGATTTCCCTGTTTGCATTGCCAACTAACAGCAAATTATTGTTCACCTGCAATAAAGTGTTTGAAAGGAACCACCAGTAAATATATGATACGAGAGATAATTTATGTTGGTTATTGTAAAAGGAATAGTGACTTATTAGCACTGCAGATGCAGGCAAAAAGCATTGGTGAAAGGAATAGGAAAAAGTAACAATCATACTTTTCTGCTAAGTTTGGACTTACGGGATGAAAGCAGATGCATAGCTGGGAAGAAACTCCATATACGACTCTGATACAAGTGCCTTTAGAGATCTCCCACACTCTCACAGTTTTATCCATGGAGCATGAAGCTATGTACTGGTTATTAGATGAAAAATCAAAATCTGTAATGCCGTTAGAATAATAATAAACTCAAGATACGGGAATAGACAGGAAAGTACAGCTTGAATTGATCATGCTTCGCTTACATTCACAAAGTACATACAATATCATATCTTTTCGAGTCTTGCACTACCATTTTAGCTATCACAAGCCCAAATTCATTTAGTTATAGTATTACTTCTGTGCATAATGATTCTATATGCTCAGCACTAGGGTTTGTCCTCTTGACCAGAGCGGAATGTATTATTTATAACAGGAAACCACAATTAACGAATCAGTATGTTTGCTAAATGTGACAGCAGTAGAACCAAAAGCTTTGGGCATGCATAGCAAGCCTTCATTAACTTGCATGAGAACTACAAAGTTATTTTGTAATATTACATGGCCTAAGTAAGTAGTTCTTGGTTACTGAGCCCATAAACACCAGGAGATGGCACGACACAAGGGACATGGTCCTATGCAGATTTTATGCACATAGGAATGTATGCTACTAGGTGGAGATCTCAGTTTTCTTAGCCCTTGAAACCAAATAATTTGTTGAAAGTAAAAGTGAAGGTAGATATACAAAAAAAAGATAGTTTTACAAATACGATTAAGTGGTCTAACCTGTGATATCTTTTGAATGTCCTGTTAATTTTTGAAGAACAGAGGGTGGCTCAGAAACCTGGCAAACCGTCAAACTGCCATCGGATGAACCATAAGCAAGCAGATCTGAATTCGTGCGGCCAAATTGCAATACGGTAACTGCCAAGGGTAAAATCGATACTATTCAATTAGCTCATAGGAGAATACTTCATCATTGACACAGAAGACACTGTCTAGCATGACTAAGAGCAAATAACCTGATGCTTTGCAATTGTCAAAGATGCAATGCATTCCAACAAACGAGTACGCAGGTTCGGCGAATCTGACATGGCGCTCAGGTTCACTCTGCTTTGAGCTGACACTCATGGTGCGGCTTAACTTACCGCTGTTACTTCTGAGGTCCTGCGGCAAAGAAGTACATCAGACTTCACGGCAACATGTGTACACACACTTCTTCAGGAACAGAACAAGCTTCATGGGAAAAGCTAGAAGAACAAACCCTGATAGAACTCCAGCTGTCTGCTTCAGAAAATGTAGTAGGGCTAGCAAACCACCTCCCACTGGTCAACCAGAAAGCCGAGGATGTTAGATTTCACCCTTCACATCAGACTTCATGCTTAAACGATTGGGCTTGAGAAGAAACTAGCGGACAAGCATAAGCAGTACTTCGAATTTACATTAATTACAGCACCGTACACAAGCTTAGCAACATTTTGATCTCGTTTCGTCTAAGGTAGGGGCGTGTCAGGCGACTGAAGCTCAGAGCAATCAGAGGCGTCACCTGTTGCTGGGCGTGCTGTGGGCGCTGCTTGAGGCGGCTTCGATACGGCGGAGGAGGAAGTTCCGGTAGGCGACGTAGCCCTTGCCGTTGCACCGCCACTCCTGCAGCATCCCCATGGCAATCCATCCAATCATACATTGTCCCCAGCGCATGAAAACGAACATGATGCCAATGGCAGGAGGAGGGATCTAAGGGCGGGTACCATGCGGTGGTTGAGCGCGGAGGAGGACttgcggcggaggaggaggcggcggagggcggcgtagTCGGGGTCGGGGcgggaggt
The Triticum dicoccoides isolate Atlit2015 ecotype Zavitan chromosome 3A, WEW_v2.0, whole genome shotgun sequence genome window above contains:
- the LOC119272561 gene encoding BTB/POZ and MATH domain-containing protein 1-like, producing the protein MSASRIPPRTMSASACAPETAQGTHLFKIDGYSLCRGLGVGKSIRSTTFRVGGHDWCVYFYPDGLTEDSKDYVSVFLELRTENAEARALYHLRVVDQVWPPPPFTWPIPSQYQPLVFNSADDYERCWGYTHFMRRTELRPYVLEDTLILECNLAVIELKDAQEADVKVNFEAQAPPSELVDNLSSLLEATEGSDVSFKVKEEVFPAHKIILAMRSPVFRVKFYGPMRDESSRSITVEDMQPAVFRGLLHFIYTDSLPPLDYLDDDEYEEMVRHLLVAADRYAMERMKYMCEIKLCEVLHTGTVATTLALADQHHCSKLKDACIGFINSSNRMVGMMASKGYESLKRTCPSVIADILEKAAKTRRI
- the LOC119272562 gene encoding WD repeat-containing protein 13-like; the encoded protein is MADDSTATASASAPAPAPASPTDPDFLSCVLQPPTSSSSTSRPDPDYAALRRLLLRRKSSSALNHRMEWRCNGKGYVAYRNFLLRRIEAASSSAHSTPSNSGRWFASPTTFSEADSWSSIRDLRSNSGKLSRTMSVSSKQSEPERHVRFAEPAYSFVGMHCIFDNCKASVTVLQFGRTNSDLLAYGSSDGSLTVCQVSEPPSVLQKLTGHSKDITDFDFSSNNQYIASCSMDKTVRVWEISKGTCIRVVYGVSSQLCICFHPVNNNLLLVGNANREINAINFSTGRVISKLTCDNAVTALDIDHTGQLIFAGDAQGYIYTISVNSHTGSLSRTHKNKSCKSKSSITTIQYRTFSLVARCPVLLSCAQDGNLYFFSIATNSHGYLTLICSLKLASPVQNIRASFCPLLSLEKGEFIVTGSGDSNVYFYDLARPKNSCVNKLQGHGSPVMGVAWNHGENLLASSDSDGTVIVWKRAKTN